A stretch of the Acidobacteriota bacterium genome encodes the following:
- a CDS encoding ribbon-helix-helix domain-containing protein codes for MNTVSLKMPDPLAAAITETARQKGVSKSALIREALTEYLGRLETEQPGSALSRVADLLGILSGPEDLSVNKDYLEGFGR; via the coding sequence ATGAACACCGTCTCGTTGAAGATGCCCGACCCGCTCGCCGCTGCGATTACCGAGACGGCGCGGCAAAAGGGCGTCAGCAAGTCGGCGCTGATCCGCGAGGCTCTAACCGAATATCTGGGAAGGTTGGAGACCGAACAACCCGGGTCGGCTCTGTCGCGGGTGGCCGACCTGTTGGGCATCCTTAGCGGGCCTGAGGACCTGTCGGTGAACAAGGATTACTTGGAAGGATTCGGCAGGTGA
- a CDS encoding PIN domain-containing protein, with translation MRNKVILDTGPLVALLNRRDRHHQWAKDHWAEIAPPLLTCESVLAEACILAQPFSGGQTAVLEMVRRSVLDLSFRLAEESSAVVRLLKKYQDVPMSLADGCLVRMAEQHPESVVFTLDSGFKIYRKCRRQQIPTLSPTI, from the coding sequence GTGAGAAACAAAGTCATCCTGGATACGGGACCACTGGTGGCGTTGTTGAACCGGCGCGACCGGCACCATCAGTGGGCGAAGGACCACTGGGCTGAGATCGCCCCGCCGCTGCTCACCTGCGAATCCGTCCTGGCGGAAGCCTGCATTCTGGCCCAACCCTTCTCGGGAGGACAGACGGCCGTGCTGGAAATGGTCAGGCGAAGCGTCTTGGACCTGTCCTTCCGCCTTGCCGAAGAGTCCTCCGCCGTCGTCCGGTTGCTGAAGAAGTACCAGGACGTGCCCATGTCCCTGGCGGACGGATGCCTGGTCCGGATGGCCGAACAGCATCCGGAGAGTGTCGTCTTCACTCTCGACAGCGGCTTCAAGATCTACCGAAAATGTCGGCGTCAACAAATTCCCACTTTGTCTCCAACCATTTGA